From Sphingopyxis sp. USTB-05, the proteins below share one genomic window:
- a CDS encoding BlaI/MecI/CopY family transcriptional regulator, with the protein MTEIGEALADELSGSAIRAMLKRLETKGFVAREQSERGFVYAPSVSDKTARKSALSQVVRVFFNGSATSAAAALLGMQDEMSNSELDELEQMIAKAREGRG; encoded by the coding sequence GTGACCGAGATTGGCGAGGCGCTGGCCGACGAGCTGTCGGGTTCGGCGATCCGCGCGATGCTGAAGCGGCTCGAGACCAAGGGCTTTGTTGCCCGGGAGCAGTCGGAGCGCGGTTTCGTCTATGCGCCGAGCGTGTCGGACAAGACTGCGCGCAAGTCGGCGCTGAGCCAGGTCGTGCGTGTCTTCTTCAACGGATCGGCAACGAGCGCCGCGGCCGCGCTGCTGGGTATGCAGGACGAGATGAGCAATAGCGAACTCGACGAGCTTGAACAGATGATCGCCAAAGCGCGCGAAGGGAGAGGGTGA
- a CDS encoding ABC-F family ATP-binding cassette domain-containing protein gives MFMPPFSPSITISNLSWSTPDGRAVLSDLDLNFQPERTGIVGRNGVGKSTLLRLLTGELAPASGSMAIDGSIAMLRQTVQVAAHESIADLFGARSALALLRKAEAGEATVEEIGDADWTLEARIDEALAGAGLPLPADTLLAQLSGGQRTRAALAGAMFAAPDFLLLDEPTNNLDREGREAVRDLLARWRGGAIVVSHDRELLEELDAIVELTSLGSARYGGGWSAYRARKDIEQAAVEAELAGAEKRVDAAQRQAQAATEKQDRRDSRGRAKAARGDMPKILIGGLKRRAEETRAAGNRLAERQHGEAEEQLSAARAKIEIVDPLSVGLPSTGLAASRTVLALDHVTAGYTENLPVIADLSLAITGPERVAIIGPNGSGKSTLLALIAGALAPWSGQVRVGVPFALFDQRVSLLDPALSIADNFLRLNPGTTNNQCRAALARFRFRADAADRIVGTLSGGQMLRAGLACVLGAPQPPQLLILDEPGNHLDIESLNAVETGLAAFDGALLVVSHDTAFLEAIGIERTVELTGRPKNEV, from the coding sequence ATGTTCATGCCCCCCTTCTCTCCGTCCATTACGATCTCCAATCTCAGCTGGTCTACGCCTGACGGCCGCGCCGTCCTTTCGGACCTCGACCTTAATTTCCAGCCCGAACGCACCGGCATCGTTGGGCGCAACGGTGTCGGCAAATCGACGCTGCTGCGCCTGCTGACAGGCGAGCTCGCGCCCGCATCGGGCAGTATGGCAATCGACGGCAGCATCGCGATGCTCCGCCAGACCGTGCAGGTCGCCGCGCATGAAAGCATCGCCGACCTGTTCGGCGCGCGGAGCGCCCTTGCGTTGCTTCGCAAGGCCGAAGCGGGCGAGGCGACCGTCGAAGAGATCGGGGACGCCGACTGGACGCTGGAAGCGCGGATTGACGAGGCGCTGGCAGGCGCCGGCCTGCCCCTTCCCGCCGACACCCTGCTCGCCCAGCTTTCGGGCGGTCAGCGCACGCGCGCCGCGCTCGCTGGCGCGATGTTCGCCGCGCCCGACTTCCTGTTGCTCGATGAGCCCACCAACAATCTCGACCGCGAGGGCCGCGAAGCTGTGCGCGACCTCCTGGCCCGCTGGCGCGGCGGCGCGATCGTCGTCAGCCATGACCGCGAGCTGCTCGAGGAATTGGATGCGATCGTCGAGCTGACCAGCCTCGGCAGTGCGCGTTACGGCGGCGGATGGAGCGCCTATCGCGCGCGCAAAGACATCGAGCAGGCAGCGGTCGAGGCCGAACTCGCGGGCGCCGAAAAACGCGTCGACGCGGCACAGCGGCAGGCGCAGGCGGCAACCGAAAAACAGGACCGCCGCGACTCGCGGGGGCGCGCAAAGGCGGCACGCGGCGACATGCCGAAAATCCTGATCGGCGGACTCAAGCGCCGCGCCGAGGAAACCCGCGCCGCGGGGAACCGCCTCGCCGAGCGCCAGCATGGCGAAGCCGAAGAGCAGCTATCCGCCGCGCGCGCGAAAATCGAGATCGTCGACCCGCTATCGGTGGGCCTGCCCTCCACGGGTCTAGCGGCGTCGCGAACGGTGCTTGCGCTCGACCATGTGACCGCTGGCTATACCGAAAACCTACCCGTTATCGCGGACCTGTCGCTCGCCATCACCGGCCCCGAACGCGTCGCCATCATCGGCCCCAACGGGTCGGGCAAGTCGACACTGCTCGCACTGATCGCAGGCGCGCTCGCCCCATGGTCCGGGCAAGTGCGGGTGGGCGTTCCATTCGCGCTGTTTGACCAGCGCGTCAGCCTGCTCGATCCCGCGCTGTCGATTGCCGACAATTTTCTTCGTCTCAACCCAGGCACGACGAACAACCAATGCCGCGCCGCGCTCGCGCGCTTCCGTTTCCGCGCCGATGCCGCCGATCGCATCGTCGGCACGCTCAGCGGCGGCCAGATGCTCCGCGCCGGTCTTGCCTGCGTGCTCGGCGCCCCGCAGCCGCCGCAACTGCTGATCCTCGACGAGCCGGGCAATCATCTCGACATCGAGTCGCTCAACGCCGTCGAAACCGGTCTTGCCGCTTTTGACGGGGCGCTGCTCGTCGTCAGTCACGACACGGCATTTCTGGAAGCGATCGGGATCGAACGGACCGTCGAATTGACCGGCCGACCGAAAAACGAAGTTTAG
- a CDS encoding helix-turn-helix domain-containing protein — translation MAISGYFLPSAPGADRRYDDRRKLSLLARGSHHDGSGIEVQIHNISGTGLLFESDVKLAAGDRIEIELPHAGDITAVVIWASGRHFGCQFEGPVSPATLSAVELKSAVDPEPLIKEEEEEAEPAIDEAFGDRLQRLRTEAGLNQAEVAEQMGVSAPSVSSWETGRSRPKQGRMAKLAGILGVPATDLVDETTPEDAQELIERSREEIAHAMGVSVDRVRIFVEY, via the coding sequence ATGGCCATTTCCGGATATTTTCTTCCATCGGCGCCAGGCGCCGACCGACGTTACGACGATCGCCGGAAACTCAGCCTTCTCGCCCGGGGTTCGCACCATGACGGCTCCGGCATCGAGGTTCAAATTCACAATATCTCTGGAACCGGGCTGCTGTTCGAAAGCGACGTCAAGCTGGCGGCCGGCGACCGGATCGAAATCGAGCTTCCGCACGCCGGCGACATCACCGCGGTCGTCATCTGGGCGAGCGGGCGGCATTTCGGATGCCAGTTCGAAGGTCCGGTATCACCCGCGACGCTCAGCGCCGTGGAGCTCAAAAGCGCCGTCGACCCGGAGCCCCTCATCAAGGAGGAGGAGGAGGAGGCCGAACCCGCGATCGACGAAGCGTTCGGCGATCGCCTGCAACGGCTGCGCACCGAAGCCGGGCTCAATCAGGCCGAGGTTGCCGAACAGATGGGCGTCAGCGCTCCGTCGGTTTCGAGCTGGGAAACCGGTCGGTCGCGCCCCAAGCAGGGACGCATGGCGAAACTCGCCGGCATATTGGGCGTCCCGGCGACCGACCTGGTGGACGAGACGACGCCCGAGGACGCGCAGGAGCTGATCGAACGGAGCCGCGAAGAAATCGCGCACGCCATGGGGGTCAGCGTCGATCGGGTCCGGATCTTCGTCGAATATTAG
- a CDS encoding glutathione S-transferase family protein yields the protein MIIYGSVVSPFVRKLLGYLGEKRIEFELKGVGIGDPDPGFRAASPLGKMPAMDDDGFLLADSSAIIQYIEAKYPEPALIPTDPQERGRVIWWEEFGDTVFAACSGKMFFNRIVAPKFLGREGDLAAAAQAEGEELPKLLAYLESAIPASGFLVGDRLTLADIAAASPLMNFRHCGACIDAAVHPRIAAWSEAILSRPSMAPWIAKEEKLIARVLAA from the coding sequence ATGATCATTTACGGTTCGGTGGTGTCGCCGTTCGTGCGCAAATTGCTGGGCTATCTCGGCGAAAAGAGGATCGAGTTCGAGCTGAAGGGCGTCGGCATCGGCGATCCCGACCCGGGGTTTCGTGCCGCGTCGCCGCTGGGGAAAATGCCGGCGATGGACGACGACGGCTTCCTCCTCGCCGATTCGAGCGCGATCATCCAATATATCGAGGCAAAATATCCCGAGCCTGCGCTGATCCCCACCGACCCGCAGGAACGCGGCCGCGTGATATGGTGGGAGGAATTCGGCGACACGGTGTTCGCGGCATGCAGCGGCAAGATGTTCTTCAACCGCATCGTGGCACCGAAATTTCTGGGACGCGAAGGCGATCTTGCCGCCGCGGCGCAGGCCGAGGGCGAGGAATTGCCGAAGCTGCTCGCCTATCTTGAAAGCGCGATTCCGGCGTCGGGGTTCCTCGTCGGCGACCGGCTGACGCTCGCCGACATAGCGGCTGCCTCTCCGCTCATGAATTTCCGCCATTGCGGTGCATGCATCGATGCAGCCGTCCATCCCCGGATCGCGGCGTGGAGCGAGGCCATATTGTCGCGGCCCAGCATGGCACCGTGGATTGCAAAGGAAGAAAAACTGATCGCGCGTGTGCTGGCGGCGTAA
- a CDS encoding CHASE domain-containing protein → MRPSTWADRLLALLVRFVGLVILFATIVAASASFLYNQAEEADQAERVAAQFNMRLRDHVAILEGVRALYQSDAAASGPGIRAYLGALQPQVHSPGMEGIGIAAAMRAGAPAELEARLKENYGEDIKVWGETGQPVGFAVVLVEPYTPRRHVALGFDMYSEPVRREAMRRAWQTGRPAASGIVHLAQERAAKVKQPGFLIYLPVYARGMASDTAAGLTATAPGVRPIEAFIYAPFRINDMMKAILGPQLGQINGLEIRAGAGPSAPIVFRHGKMGWDAQEQMLRIADRQWTMRISYGRLLERLGRPLGIFLFGLALALLATQLHRVQQRRVGEAQALAEEKARHAEDRELMIGEMAHRMKNAFARIGALARITLRESATLEEFEARFDGRMRALSDAKQMLVTGAVDSVDLGRIVHRELELAGVSAEQLAAIAGPEVRLDDEGAQALSLAIHEFVTNSIKYGALAGKGRLTVGWHRDDGHIELDWVEADLAETPHIESESFGTRFIRTLIERQLKGSWERTAVDNRLAIVIRWPDNGIPN, encoded by the coding sequence ATGCGCCCTTCCACATGGGCAGATCGGCTGCTGGCGCTGCTGGTCCGGTTCGTCGGGCTGGTCATTCTGTTTGCGACCATCGTCGCGGCCAGTGCCAGCTTCCTCTATAATCAGGCCGAAGAAGCCGACCAGGCCGAACGCGTCGCGGCGCAGTTCAACATGCGGCTGCGCGACCATGTCGCGATCCTCGAAGGCGTGCGCGCGCTCTATCAGTCCGACGCCGCCGCCAGCGGCCCCGGCATCCGCGCCTATCTCGGCGCGCTTCAACCGCAGGTCCATTCGCCCGGCATGGAAGGAATCGGTATCGCGGCCGCAATGCGTGCCGGAGCGCCAGCCGAACTCGAAGCGCGACTCAAGGAAAATTACGGCGAGGACATCAAGGTGTGGGGCGAGACTGGCCAGCCGGTCGGCTTCGCCGTCGTGCTCGTGGAGCCCTATACACCCCGCCGCCACGTCGCACTCGGTTTCGACATGTATAGCGAACCCGTGCGCCGCGAAGCGATGCGCCGCGCCTGGCAGACCGGTCGCCCCGCCGCGAGCGGCATCGTCCATCTCGCGCAGGAACGCGCCGCAAAGGTCAAGCAGCCGGGATTTCTCATCTATCTTCCCGTCTATGCTCGGGGAATGGCCAGCGACACCGCGGCGGGCTTGACCGCGACGGCGCCAGGCGTCCGGCCGATCGAAGCTTTCATCTATGCCCCCTTCCGCATCAATGACATGATGAAGGCCATACTCGGGCCGCAGCTCGGCCAGATCAACGGGCTCGAAATTCGCGCCGGCGCCGGCCCGTCGGCACCGATCGTGTTCCGGCACGGCAAGATGGGCTGGGACGCGCAGGAACAGATGCTGCGCATCGCCGATCGCCAGTGGACGATGCGTATCTCATATGGTCGCCTGCTCGAACGGCTCGGCCGACCGCTTGGCATCTTTCTGTTCGGTCTCGCGCTGGCGTTACTCGCGACGCAGCTCCATCGCGTCCAGCAGCGCCGCGTCGGTGAGGCACAGGCGCTTGCAGAGGAAAAGGCGCGGCACGCCGAGGATCGCGAACTGATGATCGGCGAGATGGCGCACCGGATGAAGAACGCCTTCGCACGCATCGGTGCGCTCGCGCGCATAACGCTCCGCGAATCTGCTACGCTCGAGGAGTTTGAGGCGCGGTTCGATGGCCGCATGCGCGCGCTCTCCGACGCCAAGCAGATGCTCGTCACCGGCGCGGTGGACAGCGTCGATCTGGGGCGGATCGTCCACCGCGAACTCGAACTCGCGGGCGTCTCGGCCGAACAACTTGCCGCCATCGCAGGGCCCGAGGTCCGTCTCGACGACGAAGGCGCACAGGCGCTGTCGCTCGCGATCCACGAATTCGTCACCAACAGCATCAAATATGGCGCGCTCGCGGGCAAGGGCCGCCTCACCGTCGGCTGGCACCGCGACGATGGACATATCGAACTCGACTGGGTCGAAGCCGACCTTGCCGAAACGCCGCATATCGAAAGCGAAAGCTTCGGCACGCGGTTCATCCGCACACTCATCGAGCGGCAGCTCAAGGGCAGCTGGGAACGCACCGCGGTTGACAACCGCCTCGCCATCGTCATTCGATGGCCGGACAATGGCATCCCCAACTGA
- a CDS encoding hydantoinase B/oxoprolinase family protein yields MASPTDKRWHIWIDRGGTFTDVVARRPDGTVVTTKYLSEDPARPGDAAVNAIRDLTGASAGALPPLAIRMGSTVATNALLERKGEATLLAITSGFGDALTIGYQDRPELFARRLDRTPPPHAAVAEIAERIGPDGDVLIRLDEEQARSALQAARGKGLTSIAIVLMHGYRYPEHEQRLAAIASELGFTQISTSHDVSALIKLVGRGDTTLADAYLSPVLRHYVDQFVAQLGDGVAPQFMKSSGGLASAAAFHGRDAILSGPAGGIVGMVGSAAPLGKDRLIGFDMGGTSTDVSHYAGHLERDNETIVAGTRIRAPMLRIHTVAAGGGSICRWDGTRLLVGPESAGANPGPAAYGRGGPLTVTDCNVLLGKIQPEHFPKLFGPNGDQPLDRAVVVEKFAAMAADVGGITPEALAEGLLAIAVQQMANAIKRITIARGHDVTQGYSLVGFGGAAGQHVCLVADALGIDEILLHPLAGVLSAYGMGLAKPSSIRERTLALKLDEHCAATLAATESELAEQARADLAPGAATTRETLLFVRLADSDNAIELPLASPAEVRQAFAAAFRQRFGYAPHDNLVVDRIRVELTEAGDAPATLPPATPPTETAPEMITSWLAGAPHEVPLHQRAALAPGRALAGPAIIIDTLSTTIVEPGWRAEVQREGTLLLTRTRGAETHAVTADDLISPDLIRLEIFNSLFMAIAEEMGGALQHSASSINIRERLDFSCAIFDGEGRLVANAPHMPVHLGSMGESVRTILRQRTSDGRGIRRGDAYALNAPYDGGTHLPDITVIMPVFVAKENGGDDAPSFFVAARGHHADLGGIAPGSMPPNSRSIDDEGILFDNKLIVDDGNFLDAEVHAHLITGDYPARNPALNIADLKAQVAACQRGTSALADLSARHGAATVAAYMAHGQRQAEAAVRQLIAGLGDGRFTYAMDNGAEVAVAVTVDREARHVTIDFTGSSATLPDNFNAPTPVVRAAVLYVLRTMLNDPIPMNEGCLAPVTLIVPDNSMLSPRYPAAVVAGNVETSQVITDTLFAAFGAMAPAQGTMNNFTFGNEAYQYYETIAGGSGAGPGFDGTSVIQTHMTNSRMTDPEVMETRFPVIVEQFAIRQGSGGAGQWHGGDGATRSIRFREPMAANILANRRQIAPKGLAGGADAAPGRNWVERADGRVEMLAATGSAELAAGDAFVIETPGGGGYGNPRER; encoded by the coding sequence ATGGCATCCCCAACTGACAAGCGCTGGCACATCTGGATCGATCGCGGCGGCACCTTCACGGACGTCGTCGCGCGCCGCCCCGACGGCACGGTCGTCACCACCAAATATTTGAGCGAGGACCCGGCGCGCCCGGGCGACGCCGCGGTCAATGCGATCCGCGATCTCACCGGCGCCAGCGCCGGCGCGCTTCCTCCGCTCGCCATCCGCATGGGCTCGACGGTGGCAACCAACGCGCTCCTCGAACGCAAGGGCGAGGCGACCCTGCTCGCGATCACGTCGGGCTTCGGTGACGCGCTGACGATCGGCTATCAGGACCGCCCCGAACTGTTCGCGAGGCGGCTCGATCGCACGCCCCCGCCCCACGCGGCGGTGGCCGAGATCGCCGAGCGCATCGGCCCCGATGGCGATGTCCTGATTCGGCTCGACGAGGAGCAGGCCCGCTCGGCGCTGCAAGCCGCCCGCGGCAAGGGCCTCACCAGTATCGCGATCGTGCTGATGCACGGTTACCGATACCCCGAGCACGAGCAGCGCCTCGCAGCCATCGCATCCGAGCTCGGCTTCACCCAGATTTCGACGAGCCACGACGTCAGCGCCCTCATCAAGCTCGTCGGGCGCGGCGACACGACGCTCGCCGACGCCTATCTCTCGCCCGTGCTACGCCACTATGTCGATCAATTCGTGGCGCAATTGGGGGACGGCGTCGCTCCCCAGTTCATGAAGAGCTCGGGCGGCCTCGCCTCTGCCGCCGCTTTCCACGGCCGCGACGCAATCCTCTCCGGCCCCGCCGGCGGCATCGTCGGCATGGTCGGCAGCGCGGCGCCGCTCGGCAAGGACCGCCTGATCGGCTTCGACATGGGCGGGACTTCGACCGACGTCAGCCATTATGCCGGCCACCTCGAACGCGATAACGAGACCATCGTCGCGGGCACGCGCATCCGCGCGCCGATGCTACGCATCCACACAGTCGCGGCGGGCGGCGGCTCGATCTGCCGCTGGGACGGCACGCGCCTGCTCGTCGGCCCCGAAAGCGCCGGTGCGAACCCCGGCCCCGCTGCCTATGGCCGCGGCGGCCCGCTCACAGTCACCGACTGCAATGTCCTGCTCGGCAAGATACAGCCCGAACATTTCCCCAAACTCTTCGGACCGAACGGCGATCAGCCGTTGGACCGCGCCGTCGTGGTGGAAAAATTCGCCGCCATGGCGGCCGATGTCGGAGGCATCACGCCCGAAGCCCTTGCCGAGGGCTTGCTCGCCATCGCGGTGCAGCAGATGGCGAACGCGATCAAACGCATCACCATCGCGCGGGGCCACGACGTGACACAAGGCTACAGCCTCGTCGGCTTTGGCGGCGCGGCGGGACAGCATGTCTGCCTCGTCGCCGACGCGCTCGGCATCGACGAAATATTGCTCCACCCGCTCGCGGGGGTGCTCTCGGCCTATGGCATGGGCCTCGCCAAACCCTCGTCGATCCGCGAACGCACGCTGGCGCTGAAGCTCGACGAGCATTGCGCGGCCACGCTGGCTGCCACCGAAAGCGAGCTGGCGGAACAAGCCCGCGCCGACCTTGCGCCCGGCGCAGCAACGACGCGCGAAACCCTGCTCTTCGTCCGCCTGGCCGACAGCGATAATGCGATCGAACTTCCGCTAGCCTCGCCCGCCGAGGTCAGGCAAGCCTTCGCCGCCGCCTTCCGCCAGCGCTTCGGCTATGCGCCGCACGACAATCTGGTGGTCGACCGGATCCGTGTCGAATTGACCGAGGCGGGCGACGCCCCCGCGACACTCCCGCCGGCCACGCCACCGACCGAGACCGCGCCCGAGATGATTACCTCCTGGCTCGCCGGCGCCCCGCATGAAGTCCCGCTGCACCAGCGCGCTGCGCTCGCCCCCGGCCGCGCCCTCGCCGGACCCGCGATCATCATCGACACGCTCTCGACCACGATCGTCGAACCGGGCTGGCGTGCCGAGGTCCAGAGAGAAGGCACCTTACTCCTCACCCGCACCCGAGGCGCCGAAACCCACGCCGTCACCGCCGACGACCTGATTAGCCCCGATCTGATCCGCCTCGAAATCTTCAACAGCCTGTTCATGGCGATTGCCGAGGAAATGGGCGGCGCTCTCCAGCACAGCGCCTCGTCGATCAACATCCGCGAGCGGCTCGATTTTTCCTGCGCGATCTTCGACGGCGAAGGCCGCCTCGTTGCCAACGCACCGCACATGCCGGTGCATCTCGGTTCGATGGGCGAAAGCGTCCGCACCATCCTTCGACAGCGGACCAGCGACGGCCGCGGCATTCGCAGGGGCGACGCTTACGCCCTCAACGCCCCTTATGATGGCGGCACCCACCTGCCCGACATCACTGTCATCATGCCGGTATTCGTCGCCAAAGAAAATGGCGGGGATGATGCACCCAGCTTCTTCGTCGCCGCGCGCGGCCATCACGCCGATCTCGGCGGCATCGCCCCCGGCTCGATGCCACCCAACAGCCGCAGCATCGACGACGAAGGTATCCTCTTCGACAACAAGCTGATCGTCGACGACGGCAACTTCCTCGACGCCGAAGTCCACGCACACCTGATCACGGGCGATTACCCCGCCCGCAACCCGGCGCTCAATATCGCCGACCTCAAGGCGCAGGTCGCGGCCTGCCAGCGCGGCACAAGCGCCCTTGCCGACCTCTCGGCCCGGCACGGCGCCGCGACCGTCGCCGCCTATATGGCGCACGGCCAGCGACAGGCCGAAGCGGCGGTGCGCCAACTCATTGCAGGCCTCGGCGACGGCCGGTTCACCTATGCGATGGACAATGGCGCCGAGGTTGCAGTTGCGGTGACGGTCGACCGCGAAGCGCGCCACGTCACGATCGACTTCACCGGGTCGTCGGCAACGCTACCCGACAATTTCAACGCGCCCACACCCGTCGTCCGCGCTGCAGTGCTTTATGTCCTCCGCACCATGCTCAACGACCCGATCCCGATGAACGAAGGCTGCCTTGCCCCGGTCACGCTGATCGTCCCCGATAATTCGATGTTGTCTCCCCGCTATCCCGCCGCGGTCGTCGCGGGCAATGTGGAGACCAGCCAGGTCATCACCGATACGCTCTTCGCCGCGTTCGGCGCGATGGCCCCCGCGCAGGGGACGATGAACAATTTCACCTTCGGCAACGAAGCGTACCAATATTACGAGACCATCGCCGGGGGCTCGGGCGCCGGGCCCGGCTTCGACGGTACCAGCGTCATCCAGACGCATATGACCAACAGCCGCATGACCGACCCCGAAGTCATGGAAACGCGCTTCCCGGTCATCGTCGAGCAATTTGCGATCCGCCAAGGTTCGGGCGGCGCGGGTCAATGGCACGGCGGCGACGGCGCCACCCGCAGTATCCGCTTCCGCGAGCCGATGGCCGCAAATATCCTTGCGAACCGCCGTCAGATCGCACCGAAAGGTCTCGCAGGCGGCGCCGACGCCGCCCCCGGCCGCAACTGGGTCGAGCGCGCCGACGGCCGGGTCGAAATGCTCGCCGCCACCGGCAGCGCAGAGCTTGCCGCGGGCGATGCCTTCGTGATCGAAACGCCGGGCGGCGGCGGTTATGGGAACCCTAGGGAGAGATAA
- a CDS encoding DUF969 domain-containing protein, which produces MLVLIGILIIIAGFLLRFNPLLVIMASALATGLAAGLDISAIIAAFGKAFNDTRYVSIVWIVLPVIGLLEAYGLQQHARTLIGRMKGATLGRLLTSYLLLRQAMAAVGLTSVAGHPQTVRPLVAPMAEAAAEAKNDALTDDQREEVKAFSAATDNIGLFFGEDIFLAIGSILLMKGVLEGYGYQIEPLHFSLWAIPTAIAAFLIHGFRLRRLERRMAKKEASA; this is translated from the coding sequence ATGCTCGTCCTGATCGGCATCCTCATCATCATCGCGGGCTTTCTGCTCCGCTTCAATCCGCTGCTCGTAATCATGGCCTCGGCGCTCGCGACCGGGCTTGCCGCGGGGCTCGACATAAGTGCGATCATCGCCGCCTTCGGCAAGGCGTTCAACGACACACGCTATGTCTCGATCGTCTGGATCGTCCTGCCCGTCATCGGCCTCCTCGAAGCTTACGGCCTTCAGCAACACGCCCGCACGCTCATCGGCCGCATGAAGGGCGCGACGCTCGGCCGCCTGCTCACATCCTATCTCTTGCTGCGTCAGGCGATGGCGGCGGTCGGCCTGACCTCGGTCGCAGGCCATCCGCAGACCGTCCGGCCGCTCGTCGCGCCGATGGCCGAAGCCGCCGCCGAGGCAAAGAACGATGCGCTGACCGACGATCAGCGCGAAGAGGTTAAGGCCTTCTCCGCCGCCACCGACAATATCGGGCTCTTTTTCGGCGAGGATATCTTCCTCGCGATCGGATCGATCCTGCTGATGAAGGGCGTGCTCGAAGGCTATGGCTATCAGATCGAACCTTTGCACTTCTCGCTCTGGGCCATCCCGACCGCGATTGCCGCCTTCCTGATCCACGGCTTCCGCCTTCGCCGCCTCGAACGGCGCATGGCGAAGAAGGAGGCCAGCGCATGA
- a CDS encoding DUF979 domain-containing protein has product MITLGFVYVLAGLTFALFAILGLQDRSNPKRFGNAAFWGLLALSMLAGDRLGDFGNGLLVLALVAIAGTGQIGRAPDGDVPADVQTERAAKHGPFLLLVALIIPAVALAGTFLFKWVPGLADPKQATLISLAIGVLIALAVGMARLKPPPLLPLQQGRRLLDAVGWAAILPQMLASLGAVFALAGVGEVVGDLIGTTIPEGSLFGATLAFGLGMALFTMVMGNAFAAFPVMLAAVGMPLLIKQYGGDPAVVAAIGMLAGFCGTLMTPMAANFNLVPAALLELKNPYGVIKAQIGTALPLLAVNIVFIWLFAF; this is encoded by the coding sequence ATGATCACGCTCGGCTTCGTCTATGTCCTCGCGGGACTGACCTTCGCACTATTTGCGATCCTCGGCCTTCAGGACCGCAGCAACCCCAAGCGTTTCGGCAACGCCGCCTTCTGGGGCCTGCTTGCCCTGTCGATGCTAGCGGGCGACCGGCTCGGCGACTTCGGCAACGGCCTTTTGGTCCTTGCGCTCGTCGCGATCGCCGGCACCGGGCAGATCGGCCGCGCGCCGGACGGCGACGTCCCCGCCGACGTCCAGACCGAACGCGCCGCAAAACACGGCCCCTTCCTGCTCCTGGTCGCGCTGATCATCCCCGCGGTCGCTCTCGCAGGCACGTTCCTCTTCAAATGGGTCCCCGGTCTTGCCGACCCCAAACAGGCGACACTGATCTCGCTCGCGATCGGCGTTCTCATCGCGCTCGCCGTCGGCATGGCGCGGCTCAAACCGCCTCCCCTGCTCCCGCTTCAGCAGGGACGCCGTCTGCTCGACGCGGTCGGCTGGGCCGCGATCCTGCCGCAGATGCTCGCCAGCCTAGGTGCGGTTTTCGCGCTCGCGGGCGTCGGCGAGGTGGTCGGCGACCTCATCGGCACCACAATCCCCGAAGGCAGCCTGTTCGGCGCGACGCTCGCCTTCGGGCTCGGCATGGCGCTCTTCACGATGGTGATGGGCAATGCCTTCGCCGCCTTCCCCGTCATGCTCGCCGCGGTCGGCATGCCCTTGCTCATCAAGCAATATGGCGGCGACCCAGCGGTCGTCGCGGCGATCGGTATGCTAGCGGGCTTCTGCGGCACGCTGATGACCCCGATGGCCGCCAACTTCAATCTCGTCCCCGCCGCGCTGCTCGAACTCAAAAACCCCTATGGCGTGATCAAGGCGCAAATCGGAACGGCACTCCCATTGCTGGCCGTGAACATCGTCTTCATCTGGCTATTTGCCTTTTAA